In the genome of Buchnera aphidicola (Chaitophorus sp. 3695), one region contains:
- the gmk gene encoding guanylate kinase, whose protein sequence is MKKLGMLFIISAPSGTGKSSLIKSFIKKEKSLKMNISISFTTRDIRSQEINGVDYNFISKKKFKLMIYKKEFLEYAKVFDHYYGTSLKNINLLLSTGRNIFLDIDWQGAQQIKKKILNVKSIFLLPPSKNELFLRLKKRNQDNEQVILNRMKNFSKEIKHYLEYDYLIINDNFNLALSNLKSIISSCKLSIYYQSLKYKSLISNLLKK, encoded by the coding sequence ATGAAAAAATTAGGAATGCTTTTTATAATTTCTGCACCTAGTGGTACTGGTAAATCTAGTTTAATTAAGTCTTTTATAAAAAAAGAAAAATCTTTAAAAATGAATATATCTATTTCATTTACAACTCGAGATATCAGATCTCAAGAAATAAATGGAGTAGATTATAATTTTATTTCTAAAAAAAAATTTAAATTAATGATTTATAAAAAAGAATTTTTGGAATATGCTAAAGTTTTTGATCATTATTATGGAACGTCATTAAAAAATATTAATTTATTATTATCTACAGGAAGAAATATATTTTTAGATATAGATTGGCAAGGAGCTCAACAAATAAAAAAAAAAATTCTTAATGTAAAAAGTATTTTTTTATTACCTCCATCTAAGAACGAATTATTTTTAAGATTAAAAAAAAGGAATCAAGATAATGAACAAGTAATTTTAAATAGAATGAAAAATTTTTCAAAAGAAATTAAACATTATTTAGAATATGATTACTTAATAATTAATGATAATTTTAATTTAGCTCTTTCTAATTTAAAATCTATTATTTCTTCTTGTAAATTATCTATTTATTATCAAAGTCTTAAATATAAAAGTTTAATTAGTAATTTATTAAAAAAATAG
- the ygfZ gene encoding tRNA-modifying protein YgfZ produces the protein MKNFYFQKNVILPTENIFFSIVCLDKLILVKISGKDKKKYLQSQITADIKFFSINQYFFCGHCNYQGKVWSTMLLFKKKNSYFYILHKSTYKKQIKEMKKYAVFSNVRITVDKKFTLLGILGKEARFYLNKKIKILPNKKSPVVHKDDITILWFKKNIERFLFIYPRQNVFNFLKKIQKNAVFNQSEQWLSVDIEENIPIIEKNNCINFFPQNINLHKFPYAISFNKGCYIGQEQISKIKYKKLNNKCLCTLYSLYQYDKFISGDLVYIKNKHSWIKKGVLLTSVIINKKFVYAQVVLNKFFKNNFIYKINNSYFYNY, from the coding sequence ATGAAAAATTTCTATTTCCAAAAGAATGTTATTTTACCTACAGAAAATATATTTTTTTCTATTGTATGTTTAGATAAATTGATTTTAGTAAAAATTTCTGGAAAAGATAAAAAAAAATATTTGCAAAGTCAAATTACCGCAGATATTAAATTTTTTTCTATTAATCAATATTTTTTTTGCGGACATTGTAATTATCAAGGAAAAGTTTGGAGTACAATGTTGCTTTTTAAAAAAAAAAATAGTTATTTTTATATTTTACATAAAAGTACATATAAAAAACAAATTAAGGAAATGAAAAAATATGCTGTATTTTCTAATGTAAGAATTACTGTAGATAAAAAATTTACTTTATTAGGAATATTAGGAAAAGAAGCACGTTTTTATTTAAATAAAAAAATTAAAATTTTACCAAATAAAAAAAGTCCTGTCGTACATAAAGATGATATAACAATTTTATGGTTTAAAAAAAATATAGAAAGATTTTTATTTATTTATCCGCGTCAAAACGTTTTCAATTTTTTAAAAAAAATTCAAAAAAATGCTGTATTTAATCAAAGTGAACAATGGTTATCTGTAGATATTGAAGAAAATATTCCAATTATTGAGAAAAATAATTGTATTAATTTTTTTCCACAAAATATTAATTTACACAAATTTCCTTATGCAATAAGTTTTAATAAAGGATGTTATATTGGACAAGAACAAATATCTAAAATAAAATATAAAAAATTAAATAATAAATGTTTATGTACTTTATATAGTTTATATCAATATGATAAATTTATTTCTGGAGATTTAGTTTACATAAAAAATAAACATTCTTGGATAAAAAAAGGTGTTTTATTAACTTCAGTAATAATAAATAAAAAATTTGTTTATGCTCAAGTAGTTCTAAATAAATTTTTTAAAAATAATTTTATTTATAAAATAAATAATAGTTATTTCTATAATTATTAA
- the prfB gene encoding peptide chain release factor 2, with product MLLNLKKLRNIFKLTKYQEKSKEINKKLENKKNWKKINLITNLNKKKKYINKKMNLLISIKNELKENKNLLNLSHELNDLSILHEIKKNLSKIKNQIENLNFYNMFKKEYDKKNCYIEIQSGSGGIEAQDWSKMLFKMYLKWAQKKNFNTKIISVLYDEFNGIRSATIQIKGQYSFGWLRTESGIHRLIRKSPFNTGNKRHTSFSSIFVYPIIKKNKKINIKKSDLKIDVYKASGAGGQHVNKTESAVRIKHIPTGIIVKCQNNRSQHKNKKYAIQQIISKIFTMQLKNQALKKKEIDFKKLEINWGNQIRSYILDDSRIKDERTKLETRNTQKFLNGNINKFIKKSLKLGL from the coding sequence ATTCTACTAAATTTAAAAAAACTAAGGAATATCTTTAAATTAACAAAATATCAAGAAAAATCTAAAGAAATTAATAAAAAATTAGAAAATAAAAAAAATTGGAAAAAAATAAATTTAATTACAAATCTTAATAAAAAAAAAAAATATATTAATAAAAAAATGAATTTATTAATATCTATAAAAAATGAATTAAAAGAAAATAAAAATTTATTAAATTTATCTCATGAACTTAATGATTTATCAATATTACATGAAATTAAAAAAAATTTATCCAAAATAAAAAATCAAATTGAAAATTTAAATTTTTATAATATGTTTAAAAAAGAATATGATAAAAAAAATTGTTATATTGAAATTCAATCTGGATCTGGTGGAATAGAAGCTCAAGACTGGTCTAAAATGTTATTTAAAATGTATTTAAAATGGGCTCAAAAAAAAAATTTTAACACTAAAATAATTTCAGTATTATATGATGAATTTAATGGTATAAGATCTGCTACTATTCAAATTAAAGGACAATATTCATTTGGATGGCTGAGAACAGAGTCAGGAATACATCGATTAATACGTAAAAGTCCTTTTAATACAGGAAATAAAAGACATACTTCTTTTAGTTCAATTTTCGTTTATCCTATTATTAAAAAAAATAAAAAAATTAACATTAAAAAATCAGATTTAAAAATAGATGTATATAAAGCTTCTGGAGCAGGAGGCCAACATGTAAATAAAACAGAATCAGCTGTTAGAATCAAACATATACCAACTGGAATTATTGTTAAATGTCAAAATAATAGATCTCAACATAAAAATAAAAAATATGCAATTCAACAAATCATTTCAAAAATTTTTACTATGCAATTAAAAAATCAAGCTTTAAAAAAAAAAGAGATCGATTTTAAAAAGTTAGAAATTAATTGGGGAAATCAAATTAGATCATACATATTAGATGATTCTCGTATTAAAGATGAAAGAACGAAATTAGAAACGAGAAATACACAAAAATTTTTAAATGGAAACATCAATAAATTTATTAAAAAAAGCTTAAAACTAGGATTATAA
- the lysS gene encoding lysine--tRNA ligase — protein sequence MKKKIKKIPFKKKDTNNEFINRKLKLKELKKKGFNFPNKFQKKHYFNQIYIKYNSQNRNELQDNQNNIQTAGRIIQKRIMGKAIFMRLQDSEGEIQIYSKQNSLTSKTNNFKKFKSLDLGDIIGVIGIIFKTKTNELTIHCQKFILLTKALRPLPEKFHGLVNKDTRYRKRYLDFISNNSLKKTFQIRSKLISMIRNYMHKKKFLEVETPMLHNLPGGAIAKPFITYHNSLSKKMYLRIAPELYLKRLIIGGFEKIFEINRNFRNEGVSSRHNPEFTMMEIYIAYSNYKYLMKFLENLMQYLSKKIHHNYIIEYKKNFFDLSKPFLKLTMKESIIKFNNFIDPKDLKNLTQLKKITNKLQLKIKHTWGIGKIITEIFEKTVEKKLINPTFITEYPIEVSPLAREKNHDKYFSDRFEFFIGGYEIGNGFSELNDPTEQKKRFKMQNKKKKYDKDYILALEHGMPPTAGLGIGIDRLTMIFTNQKNIKDVIMFPNMRFIKK from the coding sequence ATGAAAAAAAAAATTAAAAAAATTCCCTTTAAAAAAAAAGATACAAATAACGAATTTATAAATAGAAAATTAAAACTAAAAGAACTAAAAAAAAAAGGATTTAACTTTCCAAATAAATTTCAAAAAAAACATTATTTTAATCAAATATATATTAAATATAATTCTCAAAATAGAAATGAACTTCAAGATAATCAAAATAACATTCAAACCGCAGGAAGAATAATCCAAAAAAGAATTATGGGTAAAGCAATTTTTATGCGTTTACAAGATTCTGAAGGAGAAATTCAAATATATTCTAAACAAAATTCTTTAACTTCTAAAACCAATAATTTTAAAAAATTTAAAAGTCTTGATTTAGGAGATATTATAGGAGTAATTGGTATAATTTTTAAAACTAAAACGAATGAATTAACTATACATTGTCAAAAATTTATTTTATTAACAAAAGCACTTAGACCTCTTCCAGAAAAATTTCATGGATTAGTAAATAAAGATACAAGATATAGAAAAAGATACTTAGATTTTATTTCTAATAATAGTTTAAAAAAAACATTTCAAATACGATCTAAATTAATATCTATGATTAGAAATTATATGCATAAAAAAAAATTTTTAGAAGTAGAAACACCTATGTTACATAATCTTCCTGGAGGAGCTATTGCTAAACCTTTTATTACATATCATAATTCTTTAAGCAAAAAAATGTATTTAAGAATTGCTCCGGAATTATATTTAAAACGTTTAATTATAGGAGGATTTGAAAAAATATTTGAAATTAATAGAAATTTTAGAAATGAAGGTGTATCTTCACGTCATAATCCAGAATTTACAATGATGGAAATATATATTGCTTACTCTAATTATAAATATCTAATGAAATTTTTAGAAAATTTAATGCAATATTTATCAAAAAAAATTCACCATAATTATATAATTGAATATAAAAAAAATTTTTTTGATTTAAGTAAACCATTTTTAAAACTAACAATGAAAGAATCTATTATTAAATTTAATAATTTTATAGATCCAAAAGATTTAAAAAATTTAACTCAATTAAAAAAAATTACAAATAAATTACAATTAAAAATTAAACATACATGGGGAATAGGAAAAATTATTACAGAAATATTTGAAAAAACAGTAGAAAAAAAACTTATAAATCCAACTTTTATTACAGAATATCCAATAGAAGTATCTCCTTTAGCAAGAGAAAAGAATCACGATAAATATTTTTCTGACAGATTTGAATTTTTTATTGGAGGTTATGAAATAGGAAATGGATTTTCAGAATTAAATGATCCTACAGAACAAAAGAAAAGATTTAAAATGCAAAATAAAAAAAAAAAATACGATAAAGATTATATATTAGCTTTAGAACATGGTATGCCTCCTACAGCTGGATTAGGTATTGGAATTGATCGATTAACCATGATTTTTACAAATCAAAAAAACATTAAAGATGTCATAATGTTTCCTAATATGAGATTTATTAAAAAATAA
- the lysA gene encoding diaminopimelate decarboxylase produces the protein MNILIRKKNKVNSKKILKIIKKYKTPIWIYNKKTIQKKISKLKKFDIIRFAQKACSNIHILKIMRKNKVKVDAVSLGEIERALYAGFKGNSEDIIYTSDIIEDDTLEKVILHNIPINIGSIDMIKKIGKRSPKHKVWIRINPGFGHGHNKKTNTGGKNSKHGIWNLKKAFKLIKKFNLKLIGLHIHIGSGVNYIHLKKVCHAMLKEATSINHKISYISAGGGLTIPYKSYQDKVNIEDYYQIWNKSRNQISKKLNCKIKLEIEPGRFLVAESGLLVSKIESIKIVKNRTFILLNCGFNELIRPVLYGSYHYISVLPMDNRTLDYAKKIEVIVGGPLCESGDIFTQKENNILYTIKIPIVKIGDYLIIHDVGAYGSSMSSNYNSRPLIPEILVKKNSFIQIRRRQTIKEMLSLEL, from the coding sequence ATGAACATTCTAATAAGAAAAAAAAATAAAGTTAATTCAAAAAAAATTTTAAAAATTATTAAAAAGTATAAAACTCCAATTTGGATATATAATAAAAAAACAATTCAAAAAAAAATATCAAAACTAAAAAAATTTGATATTATTAGATTTGCTCAAAAAGCATGTTCGAATATTCATATATTAAAAATTATGAGAAAAAATAAAGTAAAAGTTGATGCTGTTTCTTTAGGAGAAATTGAACGAGCTTTATACGCTGGTTTTAAAGGAAACAGTGAAGATATTATTTATACTTCTGATATTATTGAAGATGATACATTAGAAAAAGTTATTTTACATAATATTCCAATTAATATTGGATCTATAGATATGATTAAAAAAATTGGTAAAAGATCTCCAAAACATAAAGTGTGGATAAGAATAAATCCAGGATTTGGACATGGACATAATAAAAAAACAAATACAGGAGGAAAAAATAGTAAACATGGAATTTGGAATTTAAAAAAAGCTTTTAAATTAATTAAAAAATTCAACTTAAAATTAATTGGACTACATATCCATATTGGATCTGGTGTAAATTATATTCATTTAAAAAAAGTCTGTCATGCAATGTTAAAAGAAGCAACATCTATAAATCATAAAATATCTTATATATCAGCAGGTGGAGGTTTAACTATTCCTTATAAAAGTTATCAGGACAAAGTTAATATTGAAGACTATTATCAAATATGGAATAAATCCAGAAATCAAATTTCTAAAAAACTAAATTGTAAAATTAAACTAGAAATAGAACCCGGACGATTTTTAGTTGCTGAATCTGGTTTATTAGTATCTAAAATAGAAAGTATAAAAATTGTAAAAAATAGAACATTTATACTTTTAAATTGTGGATTTAATGAATTAATACGTCCAGTATTATATGGAAGTTACCATTATATTTCTGTGTTACCTATGGATAATAGAACTTTAGATTATGCAAAAAAAATAGAAGTAATTGTTGGCGGTCCTTTATGTGAATCAGGAGATATATTTACACAAAAAGAAAATAATATTTTATATACCATAAAAATACCAATAGTTAAAATTGGTGATTACTTAATAATTCATGATGTAGGAGCATATGGATCATCAATGTCTTCTAATTATAATAGCAGACCTTTAATTCCTGAAATTTTAGTAAAAAAAAATAGTTTTATACAAATAAGAAGACGACAAACTATAAAAGAAATGTTATCTTTAGAACTTTAA
- the miaB gene encoding tRNA (N6-isopentenyl adenosine(37)-C2)-methylthiotransferase MiaB, protein MKKIHIKTWGCQMNEYDSSIIFHVLQKKLKYIATKNAEKSDLIILNTCSIREKAQEKLFDQLGRWKKLKHINKKLIIAVGGCVAAQEKKNIYKRAPYVDIIFGPKTIHRLPKIIKKIYKKRKKIINIQSNSLKKYKFYKHHSLKKISEYISIMEGCNKCCSFCIVPHTRGKEISRNPEEILSEANFLANNGTKEIILLGQNVNSYKGKSINKSILKLSNLIKLISKIDQIKRIRFITSNPMEFTDDLIKIYKKVPKLVSYLHLPVQSGSNRILKKMRRAYNISIYKKIIQKLILYRPNIQITSDFIIGFPGETREDFQKTLKLIDEIKFDMSFSFIYSKRPGTPAARLLDSVSLQEKKERLYFLQKKIQKNTKFWSKKMIGTRQKVLVEKFIYKNNIKKLFGKTQNNRTVLFKGSKKLIGKIINVKIKNAHMQTLKGEL, encoded by the coding sequence ATGAAAAAAATACATATAAAAACATGGGGTTGCCAGATGAATGAATATGATTCATCTATAATATTTCATGTACTTCAAAAAAAATTAAAATATATTGCAACAAAAAATGCAGAAAAATCTGATTTAATCATTTTAAATACATGCTCTATACGAGAAAAAGCACAAGAGAAACTATTTGATCAATTAGGAAGATGGAAAAAATTAAAACATATAAATAAAAAATTAATTATAGCTGTAGGAGGATGTGTAGCTGCACAAGAAAAAAAAAATATTTATAAAAGAGCACCATATGTAGATATAATTTTTGGACCAAAAACAATTCATCGTTTACCTAAAATCATTAAAAAAATTTATAAAAAAAGAAAAAAAATTATAAATATTCAATCAAATAGTTTAAAAAAATATAAATTTTATAAACATCATTCTTTAAAAAAGATTAGTGAATATATTTCTATTATGGAAGGGTGTAATAAATGCTGTTCGTTTTGTATTGTTCCACATACTCGAGGCAAAGAAATCAGTCGAAATCCTGAAGAAATTTTATCTGAAGCAAATTTTTTAGCGAATAACGGAACTAAAGAAATAATTTTATTAGGGCAAAATGTAAACTCATATAAAGGTAAATCTATTAATAAATCTATTTTAAAATTATCAAATTTAATAAAATTAATATCTAAAATTGATCAAATAAAAAGAATACGTTTTATTACAAGCAATCCTATGGAATTTACAGATGATTTAATTAAAATTTATAAAAAAGTACCAAAATTAGTTAGCTATTTACATTTACCTGTACAAAGTGGTTCAAATAGAATTTTAAAAAAAATGAGAAGAGCCTATAATATTTCAATATATAAAAAAATTATACAAAAATTAATTTTATATAGACCGAATATACAAATTACTTCTGATTTTATTATTGGTTTTCCTGGAGAAACAAGAGAAGATTTTCAAAAAACATTAAAATTAATTGATGAAATAAAATTTGATATGAGTTTTAGTTTTATTTATTCAAAACGACCTGGTACACCAGCAGCACGTTTATTAGATTCTGTTAGTTTACAAGAAAAAAAAGAAAGATTATATTTTTTACAAAAAAAAATACAAAAAAATACAAAATTTTGGAGTAAAAAAATGATTGGAACACGTCAAAAAGTATTAGTAGAAAAATTTATATACAAAAATAATATAAAAAAATTATTTGGAAAAACTCAAAATAATAGAACAGTTTTATTTAAAGGATCTAAAAAATTAATTGGAAAAATTATTAATGTTAAAATTAAAAACGCACATATGCAAACTTTAAAAGGAGAATTATAA
- the ybeY gene encoding rRNA maturation RNase YbeY — translation MKYSVEIKKNIPKKKLIKKWVKKIIKNSIKKTIITIKIVNKNKIKKLNYLYKHKNKQTNILSFTIIDPQENNNTFLMGDLVICKSIIEKESKKYCIKISERWAHMIIHGVLHLMGYVHNNLSSQKKMETLEIKNMISLGFKNPYFYNK, via the coding sequence ATGAAATATTCCGTAGAAATAAAAAAAAATATTCCAAAAAAAAAATTAATAAAAAAATGGGTTAAAAAAATTATAAAAAATTCTATAAAAAAAACAATAATTACAATAAAAATTGTTAATAAAAATAAAATAAAAAAATTAAATTATCTTTATAAACATAAAAATAAACAAACAAATATTTTATCTTTTACTATTATAGATCCTCAAGAAAATAATAATACATTCTTAATGGGAGATTTAGTAATTTGTAAAAGCATTATTGAAAAAGAATCAAAAAAATATTGTATAAAAATATCTGAACGATGGGCACATATGATTATTCACGGTGTATTGCATTTAATGGGTTATGTACATAATAATTTATCTAGTCAAAAAAAAATGGAAACATTAGAAATCAAAAACATGATTTCTTTAGGATTTAAAAATCCATATTTTTATAATAAATAA
- a CDS encoding CBS domain-containing protein — MYNKKGFILKFFNKIFSEEPQDKKELLYFINKSKKNKLIVQNTYNIVKKVINLENKKVKDIMVPRTQMITLNIHDTLKKCLKITIQSSYSRFPIMSYDKNHIIGFLIAKDLFKNIYNDQKNFLLKKIIKKPVIIPDSQNLNRTLKEFYLNKNYMSIVIDEFGIITGLITIKDILKHLFKKIK, encoded by the coding sequence ATGTATAACAAAAAAGGATTTATTTTAAAATTTTTTAACAAAATTTTTAGCGAAGAACCACAAGATAAAAAAGAACTATTATATTTTATAAATAAATCTAAAAAAAATAAATTAATTGTACAAAATACTTATAACATTGTTAAAAAAGTAATTAATTTAGAAAATAAAAAAGTAAAAGATATCATGGTTCCTAGAACTCAAATGATTACATTAAATATTCATGATACATTAAAAAAATGTTTAAAAATCACTATTCAATCATCGTATTCAAGATTTCCAATCATGAGTTATGATAAAAATCACATCATAGGATTTTTAATAGCTAAAGATTTATTTAAAAATATATACAATGATCAAAAAAATTTTTTATTAAAAAAAATAATTAAAAAACCTGTAATTATTCCTGATAGCCAAAATCTTAATAGAACCTTAAAAGAATTTTATCTTAATAAAAATTATATGTCTATCGTTATAGATGAATTTGGAATTATTACTGGATTAATAACTATTAAAGATATTTTAAAGCATTTGTTCAAAAAAATAAAATAA